From the genome of Ornithobacterium rhinotracheale, one region includes:
- a CDS encoding class I SAM-dependent methyltransferase, whose amino-acid sequence MEQLKNNQVKDFLVTGEKFSLVIDDEVPGMLRTMPRPFSTELDKYYDSKEYISHTDGENSFFEILYQRVKKYNLAYKKNIVFSSEKPKTALDYGCGTGDFVDLLLKEEVQAFGYEPNSNALKLAKPKIGDNLLSESEVFTKKYDVITLWHVLEHIPNYDLILSELLKCLNPGGRIILALPNHKSYDANFYKNYWAAYDAPRHLWHFSPTSIKYLAKKFGMIIEQVKPMYFDAFYVSLLSEKYKQNTFGIFRAPLVAMYSNFKAMFTKQYSSLIYVMKKK is encoded by the coding sequence GTGGAACAATTAAAAAATAATCAAGTAAAGGATTTTTTGGTAACGGGAGAAAAATTTTCGCTCGTGATAGATGACGAAGTGCCTGGAATGTTGCGCACCATGCCCCGCCCCTTCTCTACCGAGCTAGATAAATATTATGATAGCAAAGAATACATTTCACATACCGATGGCGAAAATTCTTTTTTTGAAATTCTCTATCAGCGTGTCAAAAAATATAATCTTGCCTACAAGAAAAATATCGTTTTTTCAAGCGAAAAACCCAAAACAGCACTTGATTATGGATGTGGAACAGGCGATTTTGTAGATTTATTATTAAAAGAAGAAGTGCAAGCCTTTGGTTATGAGCCTAATAGCAATGCCTTGAAGCTCGCAAAACCTAAAATTGGGGATAATTTATTAAGCGAGTCCGAAGTTTTTACCAAAAAATACGATGTCATTACCCTATGGCATGTTTTGGAACATATTCCCAATTATGATTTAATACTTTCGGAATTATTAAAATGTTTAAACCCTGGCGGGAGAATCATTTTAGCTTTGCCCAATCATAAATCGTATGATGCAAATTTTTACAAAAACTATTGGGCGGCTTATGATGCACCAAGACATTTGTGGCACTTCTCCCCTACTTCAATTAAATATTTAGCCAAAAAATTTGGCATGATTATAGAACAAGTAAAGCCAATGTATTTTGACGCTTTCTATGTAAGTCTACTTTCAGAGAAATATAAGCAAAATACATTTGGGATTTTCAGAGCACCATTGGTAGCCATGTATTCAAATTTTAAAGCCATGTTTACCAAGCAGTACTCCTCCTTGATCTATGTGATGAAGAAAAAATAA